Proteins encoded by one window of Chondromyces crocatus:
- a CDS encoding mechanosensitive ion channel family protein yields the protein MEAEDIEGSAKLIETIQAGGVITGLVILLITWFLVRVATSALERTGSRFVHRRLLLHQIATLLRFGMYIGGIVAAIGTSLNLSKEVVLALTGTIAVTIGFALKDLASSILAGLTLIIDRPFQVGDRVQFEDHFGEIKAIGLRSVRLLTEDDLLVTIPNNKFLTEVVASANQGRLDMVVKREFWVSPEQDLDLVKRVVEECITSNRYVFLGQQWSVRMEQVMFPFGAAVRLEAEASILDMKYKQEYEGALTERVLAAFRERKIMLAGPAWPAKAPDSVLSPS from the coding sequence ATGGAAGCCGAAGACATCGAAGGCAGCGCGAAGCTGATCGAGACCATCCAGGCCGGTGGCGTGATCACCGGGCTCGTGATCCTGCTCATCACCTGGTTCCTCGTCCGGGTGGCCACCTCCGCGCTGGAGCGCACCGGCAGCCGGTTCGTGCACCGGCGCCTCCTGCTCCACCAGATCGCGACCCTGCTCCGGTTCGGGATGTACATCGGCGGCATCGTCGCCGCGATCGGCACCTCGCTGAACCTCTCCAAGGAGGTGGTCCTCGCCCTGACCGGCACCATCGCCGTCACCATCGGCTTCGCGCTGAAGGACCTGGCGTCGTCGATCCTCGCCGGCCTGACGTTGATCATCGACCGGCCGTTCCAGGTGGGCGACCGGGTGCAGTTCGAGGATCACTTCGGTGAGATCAAGGCGATCGGCCTGCGCTCGGTGCGTCTGCTGACCGAGGACGATCTGCTGGTGACGATCCCGAACAACAAGTTCCTCACCGAGGTGGTGGCGTCCGCGAACCAGGGGCGCCTCGACATGGTGGTGAAGCGCGAGTTCTGGGTCTCGCCCGAGCAAGACCTGGATCTCGTCAAGCGCGTGGTGGAGGAGTGCATCACCAGCAACCGCTACGTGTTCCTCGGGCAGCAGTGGAGCGTGCGGATGGAGCAGGTGATGTTCCCGTTCGGCGCTGCGGTGCGCCTGGAGGCCGAGGCGAGCATCCTCGACATGAAGTACAAGCAGGAATACGAGGGCGCGCTGACCGAGCGCGTGCTCGCCGCCTTCCGCGAGCGGAAGATCATGCTCGCCGGCCCCGCGTGGCCCGCGAAGGCGCCGGATTCGGTGCTGTCGCCGAGCTGA
- a CDS encoding metallophosphoesterase, protein MRSPEVPPDALRTFTTDYRERVTDRHAHVRLLGLPPELLHERDLRGIQLDHLFVPLRFVHESGHLGHRSLDELLSTHRSVVVLGDPGMGKTTLLLYLSLVCAGLIPLTRPALEPRVPLFISLRELTMARTDTPDLRFIDHLARSARADLSLPGAHDMHFDAMLRLGQAIVLLDGLDEVGSTAARDRLAQDIRAFQTEYPRAPIWVTSRIHGYTPDIALPSNRFEHVRIASLQDDQIEDFLARWYGIQIPDSPGQRTEQRESLRRAIFRTPGVRRLAGNPLLLTVIAFIHQVVGDLPQDRGRLYEQCIEMLLRSWLDAKRGPADHAERHPFEHLRLHQDRQKDYLAHLALHIQSHPWKARTRLRDDASRGLIDRDEALECLAQRHLASSQRARPHLDLADARDEMRQFLDFIGDRAGLLLERGGGKLSFLHLSFQEYLAAWAFTCAPLEHDNPAFFVKHLGDPAWEEVLLLRLYVVQRRPGGGGDTAFDTIVSALFRSLEKTDAAEGWLTLTRALRDDLEFTARDCRQILDRAVTFWTANPAFFGAWFTALEEVKLFSDVGAKTLAEVLADKQREAPATDAVACLHLEMKLWGLTTQAVDRIRANRHLPELLPHLAVLLDEPELAPLLSEGVTDDVWAAVFAALNGPALYRLTLAWATGARPSPAPAAVRAAIVWMLSKVGDEAASRLNFAATHPDSGLLQYFSQATGLHTLHRLCKVTVPLAGGVSMEPPPGWTPRRPLDTTVHCALLGAARLVTRLQNTDTVEQAAARFLAGWGVTRVLHAPAENSPPTSATHDLAHRFVRHFTHEFSGSIGKLCQLYENQATVDSFGTQLLAEFGRHVGRHVGPAWSDELDVSPAAPAPFRPFSLPRIWLLPDMGDGVLHAHLESQSSLPLLFSSLGQLAACQHLVCFVRYQAARRSDALSVDETTDSWLRHHPLDAQLVAWSWQQHAEDLQRHRGSLRGLEGALALAHAQYAHLMTGLRLDGEGSPWRRLLDGREPGLEDLLDLRRHERVPSEASPSSSATASSSATVSTRTTTPTSHPAPEPLPSPPTLRTEREPLLTWLHVSDVHFGHPTAAHRADQKLVLAKLKADAATFRELGLPRIDAIFVTGDIAWSAQPEQYARAKDWLQDLAGAVRLDLRHVFAVPGNHDVDRQVDRDRATRRLLTSLREGSESLDEALDEAQEREQLTQRQSAYFAFARDLSPACLGAPTPASSRLWWHTPLEGRDGLRVRLIGLNSALLAADNQDQGKLRMGRRQLAETLAEPPSEADELLVVLSHHPATAGWLADQRDVDRELRSVAHLHLAGHVHEHDSEGLWAGGGNGIVRVVAGATHGDPARGDANAEHGYSFGALVDGADGFLRARIYPRRFSDKNRDFRADTENVPKGQSYAEHTIPRLRWR, encoded by the coding sequence ATGCGGTCGCCCGAGGTCCCTCCTGACGCTCTGCGGACCTTCACCACCGACTACCGCGAACGCGTGACGGACCGCCATGCGCACGTGCGGCTGCTGGGCCTCCCCCCCGAACTCCTGCACGAGCGGGACCTTCGAGGCATCCAGCTCGATCACCTCTTCGTCCCCTTGCGCTTCGTCCACGAGAGCGGACATCTCGGTCACCGGAGCCTCGACGAGCTGCTCAGCACGCACCGCAGCGTCGTCGTGCTCGGCGATCCAGGCATGGGCAAGACCACCCTGCTTCTTTACCTGAGCCTGGTCTGCGCAGGCCTCATCCCGCTGACCCGGCCAGCGCTGGAGCCGCGGGTTCCGCTCTTCATCTCGCTCCGCGAACTCACGATGGCCCGCACCGACACCCCCGACCTGCGCTTCATCGACCATCTCGCCCGGAGCGCCAGGGCGGACCTGTCGCTCCCGGGTGCACACGACATGCACTTCGACGCCATGCTCCGGCTCGGGCAGGCCATCGTGCTGCTCGACGGGCTCGACGAGGTGGGCAGCACCGCCGCCCGCGACCGCCTCGCGCAGGACATCCGCGCTTTCCAGACCGAGTATCCCCGCGCCCCCATCTGGGTGACCTCGCGCATCCACGGCTACACGCCCGACATCGCGCTCCCTTCGAACCGCTTCGAGCACGTACGCATCGCCTCGCTCCAGGACGACCAGATCGAGGACTTCCTCGCGCGCTGGTACGGCATCCAGATCCCCGACTCCCCCGGCCAGCGCACCGAGCAACGAGAGTCACTGCGCCGCGCCATCTTTCGTACGCCCGGCGTGCGCCGCCTCGCGGGCAACCCGCTCTTGCTCACGGTGATCGCCTTCATCCACCAGGTGGTCGGCGACCTCCCGCAGGATCGCGGCCGGCTTTACGAGCAGTGCATCGAGATGCTGCTCCGGAGCTGGCTCGACGCCAAGCGCGGCCCCGCCGACCACGCCGAGCGACACCCCTTCGAGCACCTGCGCCTGCACCAGGATCGGCAGAAGGACTACCTGGCCCACCTGGCCCTCCACATCCAGAGCCACCCCTGGAAGGCCCGCACCAGGCTGCGCGACGACGCGTCTCGGGGACTCATCGACCGCGACGAGGCGCTGGAGTGCCTCGCCCAGCGCCACCTCGCGAGCAGCCAGCGCGCTCGACCCCACCTCGATCTCGCGGACGCACGCGACGAGATGAGGCAGTTCCTCGACTTCATCGGCGACCGCGCCGGGCTGCTGCTCGAACGTGGGGGCGGCAAGCTCTCGTTCCTCCACCTCTCCTTTCAGGAGTACCTCGCCGCCTGGGCCTTCACCTGCGCTCCTCTGGAGCACGACAACCCCGCCTTCTTCGTGAAGCACCTCGGCGACCCGGCCTGGGAGGAGGTGCTGCTCCTCCGGCTGTACGTGGTGCAACGACGACCTGGCGGCGGAGGGGACACCGCCTTCGACACCATCGTCTCTGCCCTCTTCCGGTCGCTGGAGAAAACAGACGCCGCCGAAGGCTGGCTGACGCTCACCCGCGCGCTGCGCGACGACCTCGAGTTCACGGCGAGGGACTGCCGCCAGATCCTCGACCGCGCCGTCACCTTCTGGACCGCGAATCCCGCCTTCTTCGGCGCCTGGTTCACCGCCCTGGAGGAGGTGAAGCTCTTCTCCGACGTCGGCGCGAAGACCCTCGCCGAGGTGCTGGCCGACAAGCAACGAGAGGCCCCGGCCACCGACGCGGTGGCTTGCCTCCACCTGGAGATGAAGCTCTGGGGCCTCACGACGCAGGCCGTGGACCGCATCCGAGCGAACCGCCACCTTCCCGAGCTGCTGCCCCACCTCGCGGTGCTGCTCGACGAGCCGGAGCTTGCGCCTCTCCTCTCCGAAGGGGTGACGGACGACGTCTGGGCGGCCGTCTTCGCCGCGCTGAACGGCCCCGCCCTGTACCGTCTGACGCTCGCCTGGGCGACTGGCGCGAGGCCGTCCCCGGCCCCAGCGGCCGTACGGGCGGCCATCGTCTGGATGCTGAGCAAGGTGGGGGACGAAGCGGCGTCGCGGCTGAACTTCGCTGCGACGCATCCCGACAGCGGGCTGCTCCAGTACTTCTCTCAGGCAACCGGCCTGCACACGCTCCACCGCCTCTGCAAGGTGACGGTACCTCTCGCCGGAGGCGTCTCGATGGAACCCCCACCTGGCTGGACCCCACGCCGACCGCTCGACACGACGGTCCACTGCGCCCTTCTCGGCGCCGCGCGTCTCGTGACGCGCCTTCAGAACACCGACACCGTCGAACAGGCGGCTGCGCGCTTTCTCGCAGGCTGGGGTGTGACCCGTGTTCTCCACGCGCCTGCCGAGAACTCCCCGCCGACCTCGGCGACCCACGACCTCGCCCACCGCTTCGTCCGCCACTTCACCCACGAGTTCAGCGGATCGATCGGCAAGCTCTGCCAGCTCTACGAAAACCAGGCAACCGTCGATTCTTTCGGCACTCAACTCCTTGCGGAGTTCGGGCGCCATGTCGGTCGTCACGTCGGCCCTGCCTGGAGCGACGAACTCGACGTCTCCCCAGCAGCGCCGGCCCCCTTCCGCCCGTTCTCCTTGCCCAGGATCTGGCTCCTTCCGGACATGGGTGACGGCGTTCTCCACGCACACCTCGAAAGCCAGTCCTCCCTTCCGCTGCTCTTCTCTTCTCTCGGGCAGCTCGCTGCCTGTCAGCACCTGGTCTGCTTCGTCCGCTACCAGGCCGCTCGCCGATCCGACGCGCTCAGCGTCGATGAGACGACCGACTCCTGGTTGCGCCACCATCCCCTCGACGCGCAGCTCGTCGCCTGGTCCTGGCAGCAGCACGCGGAGGATCTCCAGCGCCATCGAGGGAGCCTCCGCGGCCTCGAAGGTGCCCTGGCCCTCGCCCATGCGCAGTACGCGCACCTCATGACGGGCCTCAGGCTGGACGGTGAAGGCTCCCCCTGGCGACGGCTCCTCGACGGCCGAGAACCTGGCCTCGAAGACCTCCTGGACCTGCGGCGCCACGAACGCGTGCCCTCCGAAGCCTCCCCCTCCAGCAGCGCAACTGCCTCCAGCAGCGCAACTGTCTCCACCCGCACGACCACCCCGACGTCACACCCTGCGCCGGAGCCTCTTCCGAGCCCCCCCACCTTGAGAACCGAAAGAGAGCCGCTGCTCACCTGGCTGCACGTCTCCGATGTGCACTTCGGACACCCCACGGCCGCGCATCGCGCAGATCAGAAGCTGGTTCTGGCCAAGCTGAAGGCAGATGCCGCAACCTTCCGGGAGCTGGGGCTGCCGCGCATCGACGCCATCTTCGTGACCGGCGACATCGCCTGGAGCGCGCAGCCCGAGCAGTACGCACGCGCCAAGGACTGGCTGCAGGACCTGGCAGGAGCCGTCCGGCTGGACCTCCGCCACGTCTTCGCGGTGCCTGGAAACCACGATGTCGATCGCCAGGTCGACCGGGACCGCGCAACCCGGCGGCTTCTCACGAGCCTTCGTGAGGGCTCGGAATCTCTCGACGAGGCGCTCGACGAGGCCCAGGAGCGTGAACAGCTCACGCAGCGCCAGAGCGCCTACTTCGCGTTCGCCCGCGACCTTTCGCCGGCTTGCCTGGGCGCTCCGACCCCGGCGTCCTCCCGCCTCTGGTGGCACACGCCGCTGGAAGGGCGGGACGGCCTGAGGGTGCGCCTGATCGGCCTGAACTCCGCCCTGCTCGCTGCCGACAATCAGGATCAGGGCAAGCTCCGCATGGGCAGGCGACAGCTCGCGGAGACCCTGGCGGAGCCACCGTCAGAGGCCGACGAACTCCTCGTCGTGCTCTCTCATCACCCTGCAACCGCCGGATGGCTCGCGGACCAGCGGGATGTCGACCGCGAGCTGCGGAGCGTCGCCCACCTCCACCTCGCCGGGCATGTTCACGAACACGACAGCGAGGGGCTCTGGGCAGGAGGCGGCAACGGCATCGTGCGCGTCGTTGCCGGCGCCACGCACGGCGATCCCGCACGAGGCGACGCGAATGCCGAGCACGGGTACTCGTTCGGCGCCCTCGTCGATGGCGCGGACGGCTTTCTCCGGGCACGGATCTACCCCCGCCGCTTCTCCGACAAGAACCGAGACTTCAGGGCCGACACCGAGAACGTGCCGAAGGGGCAATCGTACGCAGAACACACGATTCCCAGACTGCGCTGGCGATAG
- a CDS encoding aspartate aminotransferase family protein: MESVRYPEGHVLLRNLGRTYPVVSHGQGVYLFDRQGKRYLDGSAGALVASVGHGNREVAARVHEQLVQVAYVNGTHFTSEVTEQLAARLCAMAPAGLDRAAFLGSGSEVIEAAIKFARQLWVERGEPQRAKVIARMPSYHGNTLYALSMSGRPHYKRFFGPLLSEVVTTAAPYPYRSGLDDYEREGAAHYARLLEETIVREGAETIAAFIAEPVIGSSAGAAVPPPGYFERVGEICRRHGILMIADEVMCGCGRTGRFFASELLGFSPDLLVLGKGLSGGYVPLSALLVKQAHLEEMRLGSGGFMHAQTYLQAPAMTAAGVAVLDYFERHDVVNHAARMGERLHRRLREVVLPLPHVGSVQGVGLIAGVELVEDEATRRPFPRARKVVEGLLDRLFEEGLILWPNTGHADGTDGDLVMIGPPLTITEGEVDELVEKLAQGITHCLERP, translated from the coding sequence GTGGAATCGGTTCGTTATCCGGAGGGGCATGTCCTCCTGCGCAATCTGGGCCGCACCTATCCGGTCGTCTCGCACGGGCAGGGGGTGTACCTGTTCGACCGGCAGGGGAAGCGTTACCTCGACGGGTCGGCGGGCGCGCTCGTCGCGAGCGTGGGGCACGGCAACCGGGAGGTGGCGGCGCGGGTGCACGAGCAGCTCGTGCAGGTGGCGTACGTCAACGGGACGCACTTCACCTCCGAGGTGACGGAGCAGCTCGCGGCGCGGCTGTGCGCGATGGCGCCGGCGGGGCTCGATCGGGCGGCGTTCCTCGGGTCGGGGTCGGAGGTGATCGAGGCGGCGATCAAGTTTGCGCGGCAGCTCTGGGTCGAGCGGGGGGAGCCGCAGCGGGCGAAGGTGATCGCGCGGATGCCGAGCTACCACGGCAACACGCTCTACGCGCTGTCGATGTCGGGGCGGCCGCACTACAAGCGGTTCTTCGGGCCGCTCCTGTCGGAGGTGGTGACGACGGCGGCGCCCTATCCGTATCGGTCGGGGCTCGACGACTACGAGCGCGAGGGGGCGGCGCACTATGCGCGGCTGCTGGAGGAGACGATCGTGCGCGAGGGGGCGGAGACGATCGCGGCGTTCATCGCGGAGCCGGTGATCGGGTCGTCGGCAGGGGCGGCGGTGCCTCCGCCCGGGTACTTCGAGCGGGTCGGGGAGATCTGTCGGCGGCACGGGATCTTGATGATCGCCGACGAGGTGATGTGCGGCTGCGGGCGCACGGGGCGGTTCTTCGCGAGTGAGCTTTTGGGGTTCTCGCCGGACCTTCTGGTGCTGGGGAAGGGGCTGAGCGGGGGGTACGTGCCGCTGAGCGCGCTGCTGGTGAAGCAAGCGCACCTGGAGGAGATGCGGCTGGGCTCCGGGGGGTTCATGCACGCGCAGACGTACCTGCAAGCGCCGGCGATGACGGCAGCGGGGGTGGCGGTGCTGGACTACTTCGAGCGGCACGACGTGGTGAACCACGCGGCGCGGATGGGGGAGCGGCTCCACCGGCGGCTGCGGGAGGTGGTGCTGCCCCTGCCGCACGTGGGCTCGGTGCAGGGGGTGGGGCTCATCGCGGGGGTGGAGCTGGTGGAGGACGAGGCGACGCGGAGGCCGTTCCCGCGGGCGCGGAAGGTGGTGGAGGGGCTCCTGGATCGGCTCTTCGAGGAGGGACTCATCCTGTGGCCGAACACGGGGCACGCGGATGGGACCGACGGAGACCTGGTGATGATCGGCCCGCCGCTGACCATCACCGAGGGCGAGGTGGACGAGCTGGTGGAGAAGCTCGCCCAGGGGATCACGCACTGCTTGGAGAGGCCATGA
- a CDS encoding aldehyde dehydrogenase family protein, with protein sequence MTFRITYSVLDADMTALHAQFDEALAAVRRGLGGVFPSWIGGKAFESGDLLESRNPARPGELLARFHRTPVGEVDRVMRVAREAQRGWGATPWQERARILRKAADLISERRLSLSAIMALEVGKNRLESLGDVEESADLLRYYAGQLEEAQGFVKPLARLSPNEDTRSVLRPYGVFVVIAPFNFPLALAAGMSAGALLGGNAVVLKPSEEAPWCAEGLFHALRDAGLPDGVFQVVHGEGETLGAALVAHPGVDGVAFTGSKSVGYAIHGQLNATRIRPCFLELGGKNPAIVCKDADLEAAIEGCFRSAFGLSGQKCSALSRVYVHESLKQAFLAGLSEKARSARVGDPTEVPTFVGPVIQPASVARFEHAAAEARRDGVVHAGGERLRLAGALSDGYFVAPTVVEIAHGHRLMREELFLPFVGVTGFGALEEALTLANDCAYGLTAGIFSRKDADVAFFLEHAEAGVLYANRRTGATTGAWPGVQAFSGWKGSGSTGKGGCGPYYVAQFMREQSQTRMG encoded by the coding sequence ATGACGTTTCGCATCACGTATTCGGTTCTCGACGCCGACATGACGGCGCTGCACGCGCAGTTCGACGAGGCGCTGGCAGCGGTGCGCCGTGGGCTTGGTGGGGTGTTCCCGTCGTGGATCGGGGGCAAGGCGTTCGAGAGCGGGGATCTGCTGGAGAGCCGCAATCCGGCGCGGCCCGGGGAGCTGCTCGCGCGCTTCCACCGCACGCCCGTGGGCGAGGTGGATCGGGTGATGCGGGTGGCGCGGGAGGCGCAGCGGGGCTGGGGCGCGACGCCCTGGCAGGAGCGGGCGCGGATCCTGCGGAAGGCGGCGGACCTGATCTCGGAGCGGCGGCTCTCGCTGTCGGCGATCATGGCGCTGGAGGTCGGGAAGAACCGGCTGGAGTCGCTGGGGGACGTGGAGGAGTCGGCGGACCTCTTGCGCTACTACGCGGGGCAGCTCGAAGAGGCGCAGGGGTTCGTGAAGCCGCTGGCGCGGCTGTCGCCGAACGAGGACACGCGGAGCGTGTTGCGGCCGTACGGGGTGTTCGTGGTGATCGCGCCGTTCAACTTCCCGCTGGCGCTGGCGGCGGGGATGAGCGCGGGGGCGCTCCTCGGCGGGAACGCGGTGGTGCTGAAGCCGAGCGAGGAGGCGCCGTGGTGCGCGGAGGGGCTGTTCCACGCGCTGAGGGACGCCGGGCTCCCCGACGGGGTGTTCCAGGTGGTGCACGGGGAAGGGGAGACGCTGGGGGCGGCGCTGGTGGCGCATCCCGGCGTGGACGGGGTGGCGTTCACGGGGAGCAAGAGCGTGGGGTACGCGATCCACGGGCAGCTCAACGCGACGCGCATCCGGCCGTGTTTCCTGGAGCTGGGCGGGAAGAACCCGGCGATCGTGTGCAAGGACGCGGACCTGGAGGCGGCGATCGAGGGGTGTTTCCGGTCGGCGTTCGGGCTCTCGGGGCAGAAGTGCAGCGCGCTGTCGCGGGTGTACGTGCACGAGTCGCTGAAGCAGGCGTTCCTCGCGGGGCTGTCGGAGAAGGCGCGGAGCGCGCGGGTGGGGGACCCGACGGAGGTGCCGACGTTCGTGGGGCCGGTGATCCAGCCGGCGTCCGTGGCGCGGTTCGAGCACGCGGCGGCGGAGGCGCGGCGGGATGGTGTGGTGCACGCGGGCGGGGAGCGGCTGCGGCTCGCGGGGGCGCTTTCGGACGGGTACTTCGTGGCGCCGACGGTGGTGGAGATCGCGCACGGGCACCGGCTGATGCGCGAGGAGCTGTTCCTGCCGTTCGTGGGGGTGACGGGGTTCGGCGCGCTGGAGGAGGCGCTGACCTTGGCGAACGACTGCGCGTACGGGCTGACGGCGGGGATCTTCAGCCGCAAGGACGCCGACGTGGCGTTCTTCCTGGAGCACGCGGAGGCGGGGGTGCTCTACGCGAACCGGCGCACGGGGGCGACGACGGGGGCGTGGCCCGGGGTGCAGGCGTTCTCTGGCTGGAAGGGGAGCGGTTCGACCGGCAAGGGGGGCTGCGGTCCCTACTACGTCGCCCAGTTCATGCGTGAGCAGTCCCAGACCCGGATGGGTTGA
- a CDS encoding acetyl ornithine aminotransferase family protein: MSMLFPEVQVAPPGPRAREIIALDRQYASPSYIKEYPLVVDRGEGPWVYDVDGNRFLDFMAGIAVASTGHAHPHVVSAIKSAAERFLHICGTDFYYDSFAQICARLASYLPAMGPKKVFLTNSGTEAVEGALKLARHHTRRQYVVAFKGGFHGRTYGAISLNSSKVAQRAFFGPLLPGILHIPYANPYRSEGGGDEASHPARLLEKEYFVNHVDPREVAAIFVEPILGEGGYVVPPVGFLEELRRICDEHGILLVFDEVQSGIGRTGKMFAAEHFGVMPDILLSAKGIASGMPLGAIVAKESVMSWPRGSHGSTYGGNPVCCAAALATLDVVEGLLDQVRETGDYLQAGLRALKARHPVIGDVRGVGLMVGAEFVKPGTLEPASAYVGELEQLAFQKGVLLLSCGKSTIRFAPPLVVGKHEVDVLLGVLEACLVELDARHWAAGKV, from the coding sequence ATGAGCATGCTGTTTCCCGAAGTGCAGGTCGCGCCCCCTGGTCCCCGAGCGCGGGAGATCATCGCGCTGGACAGGCAGTACGCGTCACCGTCGTACATCAAGGAGTACCCGCTGGTGGTGGACCGGGGGGAAGGGCCCTGGGTGTACGACGTCGATGGCAACCGGTTCCTCGACTTCATGGCGGGCATCGCGGTGGCGTCGACGGGGCACGCGCATCCGCACGTGGTGAGCGCGATCAAGAGCGCGGCGGAGCGGTTCCTGCACATCTGCGGGACGGACTTCTATTACGACTCGTTCGCGCAGATCTGCGCGCGGCTGGCGAGCTACCTGCCGGCGATGGGGCCGAAGAAGGTGTTCCTGACCAACTCGGGGACCGAGGCGGTGGAGGGGGCGCTGAAGCTGGCGCGGCACCACACGCGGCGGCAGTACGTGGTGGCGTTCAAGGGCGGGTTCCACGGGCGCACGTACGGCGCGATCTCGCTGAACTCGTCGAAGGTGGCGCAGCGGGCGTTCTTCGGGCCGCTGTTGCCAGGGATCCTCCACATCCCGTACGCGAACCCGTACCGGAGCGAGGGGGGCGGGGACGAGGCGAGCCATCCGGCGCGGCTCCTCGAGAAGGAGTACTTCGTCAACCACGTGGACCCGCGGGAGGTGGCGGCGATCTTCGTGGAGCCGATCCTGGGCGAGGGGGGCTACGTGGTGCCGCCGGTCGGGTTCCTGGAGGAGCTGCGGCGGATCTGCGACGAGCACGGGATCCTGCTGGTGTTCGACGAGGTGCAGTCGGGCATCGGGCGGACGGGGAAGATGTTCGCGGCGGAGCACTTCGGGGTGATGCCGGACATCCTGCTGTCGGCGAAGGGGATCGCGTCCGGGATGCCGCTCGGGGCCATCGTGGCGAAGGAGAGCGTGATGAGCTGGCCGCGGGGGTCGCACGGGAGCACGTACGGGGGGAACCCGGTGTGCTGCGCGGCGGCGCTGGCGACGCTGGATGTGGTGGAGGGGCTGCTCGATCAGGTGCGGGAGACGGGGGACTATCTGCAAGCTGGGCTCAGGGCGCTGAAGGCGCGGCACCCGGTGATCGGGGACGTGCGCGGCGTGGGGTTGATGGTGGGGGCCGAGTTCGTCAAGCCAGGGACGCTGGAGCCGGCGAGCGCGTACGTGGGGGAGCTGGAGCAGCTCGCGTTCCAGAAGGGGGTGCTGCTGCTGTCGTGCGGGAAGTCGACGATCCGCTTCGCGCCGCCGCTGGTGGTGGGGAAGCACGAGGTGGATGTGCTGCTGGGGGTGCTGGAGGCGTGCCTGGTCGAGCTGGACGCGCGGCACTGGGCGGCGGGGAAAGTCTGA
- a CDS encoding CoA transferase subunit A yields MDKLCSMREAIASSVTSGSSLVIDGFTHLICFAAGHEIIRQGIRDLTAIRLTPDLVYDQLIEAGCVKRLVFSWAGNPGVGSLHALRRRSEASSAQRLELEEYSHFGLLSRFLAASAGLPFWPLNNYFGGDIAQANPSIRTVACPYTGKVLATVPALHPDVAIVHCQRADREGNAQVWGLLGSQKEVAFAARKVIVVAEEIVSTEAIRRDPNRTLVPGIIVSHVVHEPWGCHPSFVQGFHDRDNDFYVQWEEISRKPESYQAYLDEFVFGVEDRKGYLKKLGSGVLDKLRAKPRPCEGVDYGY; encoded by the coding sequence ATGGACAAGCTGTGCTCGATGCGGGAGGCGATCGCCTCGTCGGTCACGTCGGGGAGCTCGCTGGTCATCGATGGGTTCACCCACCTGATCTGCTTCGCGGCGGGGCACGAGATCATCCGGCAAGGGATCCGGGATCTCACGGCCATCCGGCTGACGCCGGACCTCGTGTACGACCAGCTCATCGAGGCGGGCTGCGTGAAGCGGCTGGTCTTCAGCTGGGCAGGGAATCCAGGGGTGGGGAGCTTGCACGCGCTGCGGCGGCGGAGCGAGGCGAGCTCGGCGCAGCGGCTGGAGCTGGAGGAGTACTCGCATTTCGGGCTCCTCTCGCGGTTCCTGGCGGCGAGCGCGGGGTTGCCGTTCTGGCCGCTCAACAACTACTTCGGGGGCGACATCGCGCAGGCGAATCCATCGATCCGGACGGTGGCGTGCCCGTACACGGGGAAGGTGCTGGCGACGGTGCCGGCGCTGCACCCGGACGTGGCGATCGTGCATTGCCAGCGCGCGGACCGGGAGGGGAACGCGCAGGTGTGGGGGCTGCTCGGGTCGCAGAAGGAGGTGGCCTTCGCGGCGCGGAAGGTGATCGTGGTGGCGGAGGAGATCGTGTCCACGGAGGCGATCCGGCGGGACCCGAACCGGACGCTTGTGCCAGGGATCATCGTGTCGCACGTCGTGCACGAGCCGTGGGGCTGTCACCCGAGCTTCGTGCAGGGGTTCCACGATCGGGACAACGATTTCTACGTGCAATGGGAAGAGATCTCCCGGAAGCCGGAGAGCTATCAGGCCTACCTGGACGAGTTCGTGTTCGGGGTCGAGGACCGGAAGGGCTACCTGAAGAAGCTCGGGTCGGGGGTGCTCGACAAGCTGCGGGCGAAGCCGCGTCCGTGTGAAGGGGTGGACTATGGCTACTGA
- a CDS encoding CoA-transferase subunit beta, producing the protein MATEAVTAPSASERMAFRAAQELRDGDVVFVGIGLPNLACNLARATHAPGLFMIYESGAVGAVPERLPVSIGDPSLVTDSLAVVGQADVFQCLLQGGRIEVGFLGGAQIDRFGNINTTVIGDYANPKVRLPGSGGACEIAVHARRLLITMRMSKRTFVERCDFITSPGHRMHGKSRAELGMPGGGPTCVITDLGVLTFDETGEAVLTEMYPGVTAEQVQAACGWPLRVASALKSSPSPDLATLRLLRERLDPQGLYL; encoded by the coding sequence ATGGCTACTGAAGCCGTCACGGCGCCGAGTGCGTCGGAGCGCATGGCCTTCCGCGCGGCGCAGGAGCTGCGGGACGGGGACGTGGTCTTCGTGGGGATCGGGCTGCCGAACCTGGCCTGCAACCTGGCCCGGGCGACGCACGCGCCTGGGCTGTTCATGATCTACGAGTCGGGTGCGGTGGGGGCGGTGCCGGAGCGGCTGCCGGTGTCGATCGGGGATCCGTCGCTGGTGACGGACTCGCTCGCGGTGGTGGGGCAGGCGGACGTGTTCCAGTGCTTGCTGCAAGGCGGGCGCATCGAAGTGGGGTTTCTGGGGGGCGCGCAGATCGATCGCTTCGGGAACATCAACACCACGGTGATCGGCGACTACGCGAACCCGAAGGTGCGGCTGCCAGGAAGCGGTGGGGCTTGCGAGATCGCGGTGCACGCGCGGCGGCTGCTGATCACGATGCGGATGAGCAAGCGGACGTTCGTGGAGCGGTGCGATTTCATCACCAGCCCTGGGCACCGGATGCACGGGAAGAGCCGGGCAGAGCTGGGCATGCCGGGCGGGGGGCCGACGTGCGTGATCACGGACCTCGGGGTGCTGACGTTCGACGAGACGGGCGAGGCGGTGCTGACCGAGATGTACCCGGGGGTGACGGCGGAACAGGTGCAGGCGGCGTGCGGGTGGCCGCTCCGAGTGGCGAGCGCGCTGAAGTCGTCGCCGTCGCCGGATCTGGCGACGCTGCGGTTGCTGCGGGAGCGGCTCGATCCGCAAGGGCTCTACCTGTAG